Below is a genomic region from Anoplopoma fimbria isolate UVic2021 breed Golden Eagle Sablefish chromosome 20, Afim_UVic_2022, whole genome shotgun sequence.
TCCGCCTCCCACCTTATCCTCGGATCCAAGATGGTATCGAAGCAATTTCAGTTCACTTAAGTAAGACAGGAAAACAATCAGGGCCTTAAATTAAGTGATGCTGTTGGGGGGGGGTTAATTCAATCAGGATCGAGTCGGAGAAATTCCTTTCTTGATATTGATCAGGGACGTGCGTCACTATTGATTTTCTCTGACATTTCCTTACTCCGGTGCTTTGCTTCATTCGAgagcttttctttgtgttttcagagccaCTTCTTTCACACTCCGCCGTCCTCTACTGTACATAATGCCAGATTGGCCACAACACATTGAGTCCCATCTTTCTGGGGCACAGTCTAAACCAGACTTGAGCGTGCCCTCATTATGAGGGTTTTGCGAACCCCCCCCCACGAGAGCGCCCGACCTGACCCCAAAAATTGCTcaattgacttgtttttttctttcttctttccaaTCTGCAGTTGTGTGTGGTGATGGGGAAccatgacatttacatttgcacCACTCCGATGTGATCCCCTTGCTCGGCGCGAGTTTTCCGACACAGACTACAGACTGTAGCTCAAAACAGGTCACAGGATCAAAAAGTGTCTCTAGCCTGAAGGAGCCACTGAATCGATCCTTTCCATTTCTGCACCAAATGgtgttctcttcctctctcctcctctccccccgtctctctctctctcacaccagTAACTTGCTGGAACACATTTAGATCCCGAGTAGAACTCCTCAGTGCCCACTCATCACTCTGCGTGGTGTTTGAAGATTACTACGCTCAGAGACATCCTCACTGGGCATCCAGGCAGCTTAGAGGCCAAAATCCATAATCCCTTACCCTTCATGGGAATTCTCCATGCACTTCAACATGCTGAAATACAGCCCCGCCGCAGCAGCCACTCATGGTCGAGGAACTACTGCAGCCGGAGGCCGAGATAGATGGATGACATGTCTCAATGAATGTGAGAGAAGTGGAGAaagttagatttaaaaaataagttatatACCTCAGATAGTTTCGGCCCCGGAAATCTAATCTAAAAGGATGTTCCTTTCTTGCgatgcatttttatttccaaTGTATGCACGCTACTTCAGTCCGTCCTCATGCACTGGTAACTGTTTTATGTATACCATAACGGCCCAGTAGACATTATTTACTGAAAATGTGGGTACTTTGTTGGGACTCGGCAGCTTCACAGCGTTTCCACCAGGCGTCTCAATAAGGGATTTCCTCTGAGGCTTTAGTGCTTTATTAAAAAGCGTAAATAAATGTAGTTCCTTGATTTAGCAATCTGCATGAGTAAGAAATATGTAAAGTTCAGCCTTTTGTAGCTGAGGGAGCAGCTGGGTTTAATACTTCCTCCTCTAGGCTACACTCTGATGCTTTGTCTGCGCTGCTAAAACCCATGTAATAGCTTGGGGAGTTTGTCTCGCTGcaaacaagaataataaaagtaatCCCATATTCACATTAGGTGTTTTCTCATTATTAAAGAATCTCTTTACCTTGAACCctctccatttatttttttcttcctctggacatataagcaaaaaaaaagaaaaaaaaagaaaaacacaaagagaaaaggtCAGAGCAGGTTTTTAGTCAAACATCAGGTAGCAGGGTCACATATGTTGAACCAGTGGTTTTTCGACTCTGCACCATCTGTTCACTCATTTTTTGATTAAGTCCAAGTGATTAACAAGTTTTTTTGGTCAACTTTTCTGTTTGCAAGGACGTCCCCCGTCCCTCAGACGACGTACGTTTGTCTGTAACGTGTTGAGCTCTAACGtggataaaaaaatgtcagtgtgagTGCCCTTGGTCAGCGAGGAGCTAGGCCGCTACCCAGCACTGCCGGCCTAACCTGTATCAGAGCGtcgcagctctctctctctctatatatatatctctctctctctctctacccccCCGCTGTTTGGCATGCTCAGTGGCACCGAGCGCTGAGGGCAGAGCATGTCACCGAGCTGGCACCGGCCTGAACTCATTCAAGGTTACTCTTTGATTTAATggtgatgcattttttaaaaccgcatcatccctctctctctgttgccaCGGCACCTAGTCCATCTCTGTCACAAACACTGGCTGTGCGTCTCACCTTTAGCAGTGGAAGCACCAGGAGAGGTTGTTTAAGATATAAATCAATGGCAAACGAAGCCCCGGCTCCGGTGCGGGCCGGGGCCCCTGATTGTTTTACCTGCCGTCCTGTTTTAGAGGCAGGACGTTGAAGGGAAACTGTGCTATATATTCAGACTGTGACATGAGGAAAAAATGGTCTACTCATAATGGTGAACGGCTTCTTGTGCGGACACTTACACTGATCGCAAAGCCTTGATGTTTTGATACATAACCAGATGCTGGGGGTAAAATGTTCAGTGATGGAAAAATCAGCATCGGTGTTATCTTTATTGTGTCTTTATATGGTATTAATAGCATCACCCATCTCTACGCTTTAGTGATGTTTTTGACAAGGTGGCATGCAGAAATCATCACCTCTCTCTGCCGTTGTTTCAGTAAATACACACTGACAGCATTGTGTAGcataaaaaatgttcatttcCAACCAGttgctcttcttctctgagGTGCAGCTGCTTGTAAACGAAGCGTAATTGTCAGGGTGCAGCATCGcctcacacaaacagatgtaTGCAGCTgatcagaccttttttttttttcttccttttcttaaCTGAAATTAAATCTGAGGTATTCAGGTAGAAGAAGATCCGCCCTTTGTGTTGTGTGGCAGTCTGTTATGGATGTAGTAGATGAGGATTTCTGATAGCAAAAGGAAGGTAAAAAAAGGTGATGAATCGGAGGCTAGAAACGGGCCGTATTCATGAGCCATGTAATCCTCTTGTATCTCATGTCGTTTtgaaaaagcaaacacatcTTTGACATCAATACTTGATAAAGCTGCCTCTCACATGAACTGGGAAACTGCaccttttcttagttttataaatggaatatttttgtttgtcagtcaAAACAATATAGCTGAAGACGTCGCGATAAGCTCCGAGAACTTGCAGTTGGCATTTTCCAcaattttgtgatattttacatttagatGCTGATGTAGACCAAACGATTCATTGACAAAACAGATTAATCGCAAATGAAAATACTTGTTGTGTGATGTCGAAGCCTTCTGAATAACTGAAACAGTTGATTGATCACAATACTTGTCTTTCAATTGACCAGTAGGTTTTGTTTCAGAACTATGTTAATATCCtgacaaataataaagttatttaattacatGTATTAAAAATCACTGGCTTATgccaatatacagtatatttagaACCAACCTATTTCTTGGTTAATTTTTCTCAGCACCCAGTGGTAGAAAAACCAATTGGCGACCAATCAAACCCAAGACAATGGGTTGTTTTGTCCAAACgtgttattttttatgtgtcatTCACTCTACTACTAATATATGGTCATTATCACCCAGTGGTAGACGCAACTAGCTCAAATTTTACCTCAAAATTGTCACAACtgtattaaataatgtaattaaaaaagcaCTAGAGAAAAATACAACTTATAGTTCTAGCTATACTAATATATACGGTATTTTAGTTTGGGTTTGATTGTGGACCCAATGGTTTTTTGCCCATGGATGTTGGTTAAAGTTAAATCAGTATTGTGTCTGTGCTATAGTGACCCAGTCACTAAtgattttttgtgtgtatgaagACATATTTAACAAGACGCTGTATCTCAAACTGTTTCATACAATATTAGGATTCTGTTGTATCTGCATTCTGAGAATTTAAGCTTATACTTCTGTTAAACTCATTGTAATTAGATAAAGGCGTTCACGATACCTCCTCACGGCCCCTTTTATGAAAGGGGGTTTAGCAGCCTGATAAAATGTGAAAACGGCTCTTGTCTTATAATGTAGTAAAGACTGGAGATTTGTGCTTTTGGAGCTTGAAACGGCCGAGACATTCAGCTGACGGATATTTGAAAGCGGCCTAATTACTTTCAGATTCATGATGAGCCGAGAAGCATTGAATCACGGATGTGCAAACTGCAAAAATGGGAGAATTAGACAGGCTGTGCTGTCTGCCATTATCCAGCGTGGTAAGAATTGACAGCGTTACTATTCTCACATCCATTAGAGCAATTAGCCGCTCCACACAGGTGCCTTGCATTTCAGTCTGAGAGACCTTTTATTAAAAGCCCTAAAATATTCCTAATGATCAAACCCTTCCAGAGAAAAAATGTCTATACAAATGTAATATAAGCAGCGGGACGGAATTAAATAGAGCGTAAACTTTATTTCATGTTGCCACAATTCATTCTATTCATATGGGCGTAATAGTTTTACTCATTTTCCTGCATATTTAGGGGTGAAGTGTTGGTACCTGGTTATGTCTGGGGGGCATTAAGTCTGACTAATGAAATGACTCTATCCTCTGTGGCGTTTTAATCTATTCTCTGGGAAAGTAATTGACAAGCCCACAGTATGTGCATTAGGATAGCTCCGGCACCAAAGGACAGCTGTCACTAAagcaattaaaatgacaaaggtTAATTAATTCTCTCCAGTTTTTACCTGATATGAGACATTCACAACGAGCGAGTTTTCATTTCCGGAGGAGTAATAGTGTTTTGAGGagagtaatttattttttgatttaaaaataaataaataaaaaaacaccagccGTTGTCTGATAGAGCCTTTAATATGTCAATACCTCACACAAAACTGTGCCCCAGGACAGCTTCAGCCCCAGATTTGAAACGTATTCTGCAGCAGGACATGATCTGAAATGACAATtgcttgttgatgttgttgttgttgttgtttttttttttaaagtaagatACCTATTATGTTCTTTTGGAGCGTCGCCAACAAAAtgggatttgtttttaaatgaggcTTGTAAAGGATGTTTTACACTTTCTAACATTTCGTTTGGACAAAAGTCTGCGACTGGAAACAGAAAGGAAGCTCTACATTTACAGTGCCgttgggcgtgtgtgtgtgtgtgggggggggggtggggggtcaaGCGGATTAAAAACCAAGACGCAAATAATTACTATGCCAACCACCTCTGACACCACGAGAGCAGAACCCAAGAACTTTCTAATCCACCTAAATGTCAAAGCATCGTTCGCAGCCCTCCCTCCGTGTGAATCTCCACAGGCTGCCAAAAGGCCAGTGGTTAGTCATCTGTTtactcctgcagctgctgggtGTCATTGGGACTCTGAAGGAGAAATCCCATGATTCTCTCTGCCATTTCTGACAGCTCCCGCCCAGACCACATTAATCAGGGATTGTGGGCGAGCTAGGGGATAGACGGCAGGCATGAATGGCTCCGGACCAGGACAACTGAACCGAGGGAGAAGATCTGGGCCCAAAGATAACTGAGGAGGCTGCACACTGCCCGATTGTAATgcgattcattcattcacatagAGCTTGTTAAACGGACAGGAAAACCGCTAGTTTTTCTTGTTGCCGGGTAAAATGGTGTTTGGAAATTAACATAATGTAAAAATTGTAGGCTTTGAAGAGGAGTTAAATGAATCCAACCTCTCCCACTTGTGGAAATTACCCTCCAAGACAGAGACTTACTGCTGAATTGAGGTTATTAGATATTTGAGATCCATTCGAGTTTAATTTTCTACGTTTTAATTACATAACTCTGCTTTCTACATCCAGCTCTGTTTAATCATTTGATTGGGTTGTAGTGAGGGAACAGTCAGTGATCTAAAAGTTAACAGAAGATTAGAACTAAGGCTTAAAGACATTGGAACCTGCAGTTACTCACAAAATGATTGacagatgttttaataaaaggaaTAATACTAGACTCAACAGCTAAATCTTATAGTTATTAATATTCTCAGATgctaaagattattttaaatcagcAATGTTATTAAGTGCAGAAGTGAAACAGCCTGATATCTGCAATTACTTTTTAGATATGAAACACAGAACTCTGAAATCTgcattaatttaattgtttaccACCTTCAGGCAGAGCAACAAGCTGTTAACGCTGACAAATGAACACCTCATGAAGCTGATATAACTAACGTGTAAGTTCCTTATTTACACTTTGAACAGACACCGATTCAAAACAGTGAAGCTCCGTAAAACACctgaaaacaatgagctgaaagatgttAAAAAACGCTCCGCTCACTCAGGCGATAATTATCTGTGGGAATTGTCACACCTTTCACATTAGATATTTAATCCATTGTGAAAATATTgctcagtgcagctttaaattgGTGTTTACATCTGtacaatattaatttaattcaaacagTACACAAAGTTACAGTCGTACGCTGCGTTTGCCCTCAGATGACATCCGTCAGGGAACAAATCCATCCATCAGAAGCTCTCGCACCCAAAACACTTTTGTGCCAGACTGTTTACACTTGTAAGATTACGTGCATAATGAGGCCGCATTGTCTCGGCAAAGTGCTGCTTTAATTCCTCGAAGCTGAACAAACTGTCCTTGGCACATTTGGGTAACGGTGGAGAGATATCAAAGTCACTTTATTGAGATGAAAGAAACTGGCCCAAACAGCAATCTGAGACATTAGTCATTCCTTCTTCCTCGGTGACAGAAACATGCTCTCAATTTACGAGTCAGGTGCTTCCAGTGATTTCTGCCAGCCTTGTTCCTCCACATCATAAATTCCTCTTTATGCTCACTCATCCCAAAGGCAGACCCCTATTCTTCGGCTCGCCTTGTCAGAAAATACACCCCACGTTGGCATATTGGATGTCATCCAAGCTGCCATTAGCGGTTACTGCGTTGCGTATACCATAGCGTGCACTGTGGAAGAGCACTGAATTTAAATAGACTGCAGTGATTGCGCCCCTAGGTGcacatttatgcttttttttttacaggtttcCATCGGCATTTTAATTCATTCTTTCTGTTGTGTTGACTCTGCAGAGCTCCCACTTACACTGTGTTCATTTCCTCTAAATGCTTCACGTTGAGCCACTGGTTCCAATTTATGTAATGAAGGTTTAATAGCCAATTGGAACATCCAATATCATTAACAGCCAGCGTTAGTCTCatccagattatttttttttttactttgataaCCAGAGGTGTGAACATTTGATAGGTAGAATGTGTGATTAGCACCTGCTGTTTGATGTATGTCCTGTCTCCTCTGGAGCAAGAAACCACCTCTTAACACAGTTCTGTCTCAGCCTTTTGTTTGATGAACTTTCATGTCTTCTGCTTgttctaatatctattttttaaacactttaaaacacttttgactttgttttttttctcacaatccAGCATTTTTTCAATACAAAGCGTAAACCGATAGTTATTTTTGGATACTGCGGGGTCACTGTTGCTCTGACACCTCTAACTACTGGCTGCTTGTCATGTTGGTGATGCAAGGGTTGAAATTTATTATACTGGACTTGATGTAAGTCAAAAAGATGAGAGCAACGTCAAGCGAGTCTAAAATGGAAATGCCGGAGAGGGAAAAAACCCAGCTGTGTTTAAATCTTTAAGTTGCAGTGAAGAAAAAGGTAGTCTGAATCTCTGTtgtcttgtgtgttttctgcaagttttatttatttattgcgaCATTTACTTGCTTGCATGTTGGATCTGATTGGAGCCCTCCATTGGTGTCATTTACCGTGACCTAAAAACTGCTCACAGATATCACAGagttgaaattgaaaatacttttttcatctttttctcaGGTGACTTGATGAAGATTATTTCTGACAGCTGCAATAACATGGAAATATAGATGGACGTTATTCTGTTGTTTACCACATTCGGTTCATGCATGGACATGGACGAGATTCCAACAATAATATCAGAGAGGTATATTCACTCTAACAATCACACTGCAGAAAACAACACCACTCaaaatatatttgctttttcCATTATGCCCTCTAATGCATACTGACAGATTATTCTTATTTGCATTGACATTTACGTGTTTGCAATGATTACCGGCAACTGATTGGATAAGACAGAACGCATGATTGAGGCGGAAATACACTATCAACATAAACAACTAAATTAGCAGgagaaaacattaataaaattgtTTTCTGGTCTTTGTGTGGAACTcacaatatttacataaatacaatcAGCATATTTTAACGGGTGGCTTGAGAAATTCCTTTCCATGTAAGCTGCTATGCATATAGTATGAGTATTGCAAGCCTATAAATGCTTCCCTAAATGCTCCCATAATGACCTCGGGGTATGTCTGTTCATTGGAGCAGTATCAGTCTTGCATCAAGGATATGTTAGCTGGAAAAATGCCTGTCAACGTCTCAAGTTTGAAGTGTCTTGACTCCAATTTCATCCAAATAATCGTTCAAAACCCGACAGacggtctctttttttttctttttttatcttcttttttgttgttgttgttgtcctcGTCTGGTCATGTGATCACCCCGTGGGGAGGTACGGGGTGTCACTGTGGTAGTTGTaatctggacacaccttctgcACCAGCTTGTAGTCGGTGCTGTAGAAGGTGATGAAGATGCAGATGACTTTAAAGGGCTTGGAGCACAGCCAGGACACGTGGCTCTGGGTCTGCTCCTGTGAGCAGCTCTGCGAGGGGTCGTGGGCACACAGCGAGTTCCTGGTGCCCTTCTCCACCTTCTCGTACTCCACCCTGCAGTTGAACAGCTTGTTGTCCTTGGTCTCCAGAgccgtctgctgctgctgctgctgctgctgctgctgctgctgctgctggtgatgGTTGTGGTGGTATTGCTGATGCTGCTGGACCTGGAACTCCACAGCTTTGGTTGGCGGAACGAGTCCCACGGACACGTTGCCCTGACCGGTGGAGTTGTGGCGGAAGTAGACGCTGAACGTGCCGTTACCGTGATCCACGATTTTACCAGTGATGAGAAGGTTGAGCTTCACCGTCTTGATGTTGGAATGGAAGTCGCCCCAACCGAACATCTTCTTGAACTTGCCGGTCTTGACGATGGGCCTCCTTTTGGCCCTGGATCGAGGGTCGCGGTGGTTCGAAGCGTTGTAAAGCCAGTTCCACTGCTCCTGCTTAGAGAACGAGTCTGCCTCGTCGTAGTTCAGATCCAGAGAGGTGAAGTTCTCTTTGCCGTAGAGGGTTTGGGAGAGCAGGCGGCTGATGGAGACAGCCTTGCTGCTTTCAGTCCAGTAGGTCTTCACTTTGGATTTTGAGCTCTCTCGCAGGTCTGAATTTCCTGGACTCTGTGAATCAGCACTGGTAACctgaaagaacaaacaaacacaaacaccattaGTGGAACATTTCAGCTGGCAACCACTCAGGAGAGCTCATAACCTCTGACAAGGCTGCAGAAAATGTTCTCAGAATTAACACTGAAACTGCATCAAATTACAAAGTGACAGACATGAGGCGTACACAGATTCTGTCAGGGTACATTAGAGCTTTGTATCAGGATGAAATAAGACAGGAATTGGTGAGAATGTGGAAAGCATTTTCAGTGATTGGAACATAGTTGGAATCTCTCTACAAAACCTTTTCAACTTCCACAAAATTAGAGGATTTGGCAGCCTCTGTGGACCAGACCAGTATCCCTTGgaatcatttaaatgtcacacGTTTCACCAAATTGGTTCCAATGCAGGAAATCAGGAAAGTGGTCTTCATTTAGGGAGCCAGAAAATATAAGTATACTGGATGTCAGGTGTCTGACTTTCATGTGATAGATCGGAGATGTGTCTTGTTACAGCAAACAATTACTGTTGATGTGTTCGTCGAATTTACTAGAACCACAATCTTTCTTTAACCTTACGCGATCCAAGGTTTTGCAGAATTGTTCTGTCTGGCATGCATGCTGAATCTGTGGACATGTTTGTGGGATATCCTGCAAActaacaaacagacaaacaagacCAAAGCCAATTTCCTACTGCATCAGTTAGAAAACACCAGCAAGCTCTATCCATCCACGAGCATCTCAGCTCCTCCTACAAACGGCGTTCACGCTGTGACCCACTCTAACAGAGTGTGAAACGTCCTGATGCCGGTTCGTCCTAATCAAGATTTAAGGGTATTCCTGCCATACATGGAGATGAATGAAGCGCTCCTCGGGTGCAGACACGATGCAACAGCAGACTATTACCTGCTGAATGTGGCCTGAATGGATGATTGATGATTCGTTCCGTGTCTCTCCTCTAACAATCACACAGATGAGAGAGCGAAGGTTCCCCGTGACAGTGATGTCCAAACCCCGGCCGAGGAACGTGACAGCAGATCTATCTGGTCGGAGCGTTTACATTTTGTACCTTCGCCCCGCGATCGATACTCTGAAAATAAGGTCTTCTCTCATTCAGAAGAGTTCACTGGATGACATTGTAGTACTGTAGGCCTTGTGAGGAGCTCCCGCATAGTGAGCTGTTGAGGGCGTTGTGATCGTCCTCTGAAGTGTGCGTTCATTTTGTGCACTCGCCTTCAGAGTGGAGGAGTTTTTGAAAAGCTAGCCCCCAGTTGTTTTTGAAGAGGCCTCCATGATAAATGACCTGATGTGGATCAACCGTTAGTGGCACTGTGGAGACTTTGGCTTAGTAGCTGTggcatctctctccctctctgagaGCATGAACACAACCTGAGCATTTGCATCAAAGCATTTCAAACCCAGAAAACGTTTGGAGATCTTTGCAGCAGGCCGGGtttataaaaggaaaaaaaaaaaaaaaaaaaaaagctgcaggatTTTCAGCTGCAGAATGATTCTCGTGACAAGGTGAAGACAGATATGAATTCCAGTAGTTTCCCTGCACAGTGGGGCAGTTAAACTGTATTAATGAACACCTCCTTTCATCTTCCATTGCTGGAAACAATAGTCTGTCATGTTGGCCTCACTGGTGATGTATTGTAAAAAGATAAAGTGAGCGTGAGGATGAGGGAGGCTTCCTGTCCGGGATTTATCGGCACCATTATAGTCAAACATAAAGCTCCTTAGGATGTAAAAGTTCAGTGAATTAGTATCGTATAGACTATCAGCCAAGCAGCTATAAAGTCCATGATGacattatactgtatatctagTCTTTATTCTTGGGTTTAATAAAAATTCAGGTTTTAgcttgtttcagttttttatgtaagt
It encodes:
- the LOC129110016 gene encoding neurexophilin 1 translates to MRGGAPQRGMKTTCLCAAALLLSVVSLVTSADSQSPGNSDLRESSKSKVKTYWTESSKAVSISRLLSQTLYGKENFTSLDLNYDEADSFSKQEQWNWLYNASNHRDPRSRAKRRPIVKTGKFKKMFGWGDFHSNIKTVKLNLLITGKIVDHGNGTFSVYFRHNSTGQGNVSVGLVPPTKAVEFQVQQHQQYHHNHHQQQQQQQQQQQQQQTALETKDNKLFNCRVEYEKVEKGTRNSLCAHDPSQSCSQEQTQSHVSWLCSKPFKVICIFITFYSTDYKLVQKVCPDYNYHSDTPYLPTG